In a single window of the Leisingera daeponensis DSM 23529 genome:
- a CDS encoding VOC family protein: protein MQTAKTGQIVWHDLFTSDRDGAMAFYQKVAGWSYQVERAADFAWGGGERDFVLALSDGEAGAGLAETPAGLSGGWIPYAEVSDVDAAAALAERLGGETVRPPFEVPGVGRNALLRDPLGALFGISLSRHGFPAPRLQFGPEVYLSHGAEFPAAFYARVCGWQLPAVQPPEQTALAVCGPSGDLVAVHYTAETLAGSPQGWVPNIRVTSPRSARDAAKALGAAWTEGFALPYAEACDYFLIAPDGAPAALSRGDTGSP from the coding sequence ATGCAAACAGCGAAAACCGGCCAGATTGTCTGGCATGACCTGTTCACCAGTGACCGGGACGGTGCAATGGCGTTCTATCAGAAGGTCGCAGGCTGGAGCTACCAGGTTGAGCGGGCCGCAGATTTTGCCTGGGGCGGCGGGGAAAGGGATTTTGTCCTTGCCCTGTCCGACGGCGAAGCGGGGGCAGGTCTTGCCGAAACACCGGCGGGTCTGTCGGGCGGCTGGATACCTTATGCCGAAGTCAGCGATGTAGATGCTGCTGCCGCGCTAGCCGAACGTCTTGGCGGGGAAACCGTCCGCCCTCCGTTCGAGGTTCCCGGCGTCGGCCGCAATGCGCTGTTACGCGATCCGCTGGGCGCTTTGTTCGGCATTTCGCTGTCGCGGCACGGATTTCCCGCACCGCGCCTGCAGTTTGGCCCGGAGGTCTACCTTTCACACGGCGCGGAATTCCCCGCAGCCTTTTATGCCCGGGTTTGCGGATGGCAGCTCCCGGCGGTTCAGCCGCCGGAGCAGACTGCTCTCGCCGTCTGCGGGCCTAGTGGCGACTTGGTCGCGGTTCACTATACAGCTGAAACGCTTGCCGGGTCCCCGCAGGGCTGGGTGCCGAATATCCGGGTCACGTCACCCCGCAGTGCTCGGGACGCCGCTAAGGCGCTTGGCGCAGCCTGGACGGAGGGCTTTGCCCTGCCGTACGCAGAAGCATGCGATTACTTTCTTATAGCACCTGATGGGGCACCAGCCGCGCTTAGCCGTGGCGACACTGGCTCCCCCTAG
- the rsgA gene encoding ribosome small subunit-dependent GTPase A — MTRDYSQFFSTTPLDGQAKRVTALQALGWQPFFSQQISADEMAAAPPVRIVAVHRNALHAVGDNFATALPPRQDVTVGDWLMLNSARPQSSRILARSSLIRRRAAGTGRQEQLIAANIDTAFIVTSCNQDFNIARLERYLALALEARITPVIVLTKTDLAEDPHGYADAARAISDAAEVVALDARGPAPKTALAPWCKPGRTVAFLGSSGVGKSTLTNALLGSQSIETQSIREDDAKGRHTTTRRELHSAPDGCLILDTPGMRELQLTDAADGINSLFAGISELAARCRFNDCRHETEPGCAVLQAVEQEVIDRSQLERWRKLMAEDAFNSASLAERRSRDKAFGKMVREVKKIKDYRK; from the coding sequence ATGACACGGGACTATTCCCAGTTTTTTTCAACCACCCCGTTGGACGGCCAGGCCAAGCGCGTCACGGCGCTGCAAGCGTTGGGCTGGCAGCCGTTTTTTTCGCAGCAAATCAGCGCTGATGAGATGGCAGCGGCACCGCCCGTCCGCATCGTGGCCGTGCATCGCAATGCGTTGCACGCAGTTGGCGACAATTTCGCCACGGCACTGCCACCGCGGCAGGACGTGACTGTCGGCGACTGGCTGATGCTGAACAGCGCACGGCCGCAATCCAGCAGGATCCTCGCGCGCTCCAGCCTTATCCGGCGGCGGGCGGCGGGCACCGGCCGGCAAGAACAGCTGATCGCGGCGAATATCGACACCGCCTTTATCGTCACATCCTGCAATCAGGACTTCAACATCGCCCGGCTGGAGCGTTACCTTGCGCTGGCACTCGAAGCGCGGATCACACCGGTCATCGTGCTGACCAAGACGGATCTGGCAGAAGACCCGCACGGCTATGCCGATGCGGCCCGGGCCATTTCCGATGCGGCCGAAGTGGTCGCACTGGATGCGCGCGGCCCAGCGCCGAAAACCGCGCTCGCGCCCTGGTGCAAACCCGGCAGGACGGTTGCGTTTCTGGGCTCCTCCGGCGTCGGAAAGTCCACGCTGACGAATGCCCTGCTCGGCAGCCAGTCGATCGAGACGCAATCGATCCGCGAAGATGACGCCAAAGGCCGGCACACGACCACACGGCGCGAACTCCACTCAGCACCGGATGGCTGCCTGATCCTCGACACGCCCGGGATGCGGGAATTGCAGCTGACCGATGCTGCGGACGGGATCAACAGCCTGTTTGCCGGGATCAGCGAATTGGCAGCCAGATGCCGTTTCAACGACTGCCGGCACGAAACCGAACCGGGCTGCGCCGTGTTGCAGGCTGTCGAACAGGAGGTAATTGACAGGTCACAGCTGGAGCGTTGGCGCAAGCTGATGGCCGAAGATGCCTTCAACTCCGCCAGCCTTGCCGAACGCAGGTCGCGGGACAAGGCCTTTGGCAAGATGGTCCGCGAAGTCAAGAAAATCAAAGATTACAGGAAGTGA
- a CDS encoding ATP-binding protein, which yields MPALSRLSVRFRLSAAIAVLFGLILLVSLIGMRVLNRTELWMNVLHQDTLTEVSDALDLSRRAAGLATSAPFLYALFPPFQLEQEAQNVRDHLRSIEAHAASDQALDLPLARLRLAIDDLTAALVPQTARKADLTAIGRDMLRLNQRVRRLAGDTSLPLAEREIWAGLQQLTASAIGAARANALIELGEHTRLYTAARDQIEPRLLPVHRTAFDEIQQALIRSGSLFVLKHREIAAQLDAENALFRIRQETGRITAYAEEKVAQAEARLSQARAETSNNLGIAKNSFFALTLISLLVAVTSALYVSRYVARNLRRVADAMRRLAAGDHRSDLPRARAGEDEIGQLFAAFQVFRDNARKLDRRTGEIRRQNALFSRVFRNIKDGVAITSASGRIEAENDNLRTLLRLPREDSSPAAGMQALIDRSPFIRQASAGERGGFEEYADAGGHVLELRHSPLPDGGAVWLLSETTERKRIEERLEEIRRVETLGKVTGEVAHDFGNILSSISGNLHLLESADADQSRHFRARIRSAVDLAVSLTERLLAFARKQHLEPQATDIGMLIDGMADLLEIALPDTVSLEFERPLAAVFARVDPGQLESAVLNLCVNAGQAISGPGTIRISVATGEDGAAHVSLQDNGCGMPPEVLRRATEPFFTNRNDGNGTGLGLSMVDGFVHQSGGHLTIASRTEQPHRGTTVTMAFPPLTEEANPCARSLSPGTALVVDDDPASLAAAASTLERLGYVPLRAASFAEAAVQVQQQRKLDLVLSDLNLNDGASGWDLLQMAHSLHPGCRLVLMSTREATRTPSALKGVSRLAALTKPVSERMMRDLLASG from the coding sequence ATGCCCGCGCTCTCCCGCCTCAGCGTCCGTTTCCGCCTGTCCGCCGCCATTGCGGTGCTGTTCGGGCTGATCCTGCTGGTCAGCCTCATCGGTATGCGGGTGCTGAACCGGACCGAGCTGTGGATGAACGTTCTGCACCAGGACACGCTGACGGAGGTCTCCGACGCGCTCGACCTGTCCCGCCGCGCGGCCGGCCTGGCAACATCGGCGCCCTTTCTCTACGCGCTCTTTCCGCCGTTTCAGCTGGAACAGGAGGCGCAAAACGTCCGCGACCACCTCCGCAGCATCGAAGCGCACGCTGCAAGCGATCAGGCCCTTGACCTGCCGCTTGCGCGGTTGCGGCTGGCCATTGACGATCTGACCGCCGCGCTGGTGCCGCAAACCGCGCGCAAGGCCGATCTGACCGCCATCGGCCGCGACATGCTGCGGCTTAATCAGCGGGTCCGGCGGCTGGCAGGCGACACATCGCTGCCGCTGGCCGAGCGGGAGATCTGGGCCGGGTTGCAGCAGCTGACGGCCAGCGCCATCGGGGCCGCGCGGGCCAATGCCCTGATCGAGCTTGGTGAGCACACCCGCCTCTATACTGCCGCCCGCGACCAGATCGAGCCGCGTCTGCTGCCCGTCCACCGCACCGCCTTCGATGAAATTCAACAGGCCCTGATCCGCAGCGGCAGCCTGTTTGTGCTCAAGCACCGCGAAATCGCAGCACAGCTTGACGCAGAAAACGCCCTCTTCCGCATCCGGCAAGAGACCGGCCGGATCACCGCTTATGCCGAGGAAAAGGTCGCGCAGGCAGAGGCCCGCCTCAGCCAGGCCCGTGCCGAAACCTCAAACAATCTCGGGATTGCCAAGAATTCCTTCTTTGCGCTGACGCTGATCAGCCTTCTGGTCGCGGTGACCTCTGCGCTTTACGTTTCGCGCTATGTCGCCCGCAACCTGCGCCGGGTTGCCGACGCCATGCGCAGACTTGCCGCCGGCGACCACCGCAGCGACCTGCCCCGTGCCCGCGCCGGCGAGGATGAGATCGGCCAACTGTTCGCAGCCTTTCAGGTTTTTCGTGACAATGCCCGCAAACTCGACCGCCGCACCGGAGAAATCCGCCGCCAGAACGCCCTGTTTTCGCGTGTTTTCCGAAACATCAAGGATGGCGTCGCCATCACGTCCGCCAGCGGGCGGATCGAAGCGGAGAACGACAACTTGCGCACCCTCCTGCGCCTGCCGCGGGAGGACAGCAGCCCCGCAGCGGGCATGCAGGCCCTGATCGACCGCTCCCCTTTCATCCGGCAGGCCAGCGCGGGCGAACGCGGCGGGTTCGAGGAATACGCCGATGCCGGCGGCCACGTGCTGGAACTGCGCCACTCGCCGCTGCCAGACGGCGGCGCGGTCTGGCTCCTGTCGGAGACCACCGAACGCAAGCGCATCGAAGAACGGCTGGAGGAGATCCGCCGGGTCGAGACACTGGGCAAGGTCACCGGTGAGGTCGCACATGACTTCGGCAATATCCTGTCGAGCATCTCCGGCAACCTGCACCTTCTGGAAAGCGCGGACGCGGACCAGTCGCGGCACTTTCGCGCCCGCATCAGGTCGGCCGTTGATCTGGCTGTGTCGCTGACAGAACGGCTGCTGGCCTTTGCGCGGAAACAGCATCTGGAACCGCAGGCGACCGATATCGGGATGCTGATTGACGGTATGGCTGACCTTCTGGAAATCGCCCTGCCCGATACTGTCTCCCTGGAATTCGAACGGCCCTTGGCCGCTGTCTTCGCACGGGTTGACCCGGGACAGCTCGAAAGCGCTGTTCTGAATCTTTGCGTCAATGCCGGTCAGGCAATCAGCGGACCTGGCACCATCCGCATTTCCGTTGCCACCGGAGAAGACGGAGCTGCGCATGTGTCCCTCCAGGACAATGGCTGCGGTATGCCACCCGAGGTGCTGCGGCGCGCAACAGAGCCCTTTTTCACCAACCGCAATGACGGCAACGGGACCGGGCTTGGGCTGTCCATGGTCGATGGCTTTGTTCACCAGTCCGGCGGACATCTCACTATCGCTTCACGGACAGAGCAGCCGCATCGGGGTACAACCGTGACCATGGCTTTCCCTCCCCTGACGGAAGAGGCCAACCCTTGCGCACGCTCGCTGTCTCCGGGAACAGCGCTTGTGGTTGATGATGATCCGGCCAGCCTTGCCGCTGCAGCCAGCACGCTGGAACGGCTTGGCTATGTCCCGCTTCGGGCCGCAAGCTTCGCCGAAGCCGCCGTGCAGGTCCAGCAGCAGCGCAAACTGGATCTGGTATTGAGCGACCTCAACCTGAACGACGGCGCGTCCGGATGGGATCTGTTGCAGATGGCGCACAGCCTGCACCCCGGATGCCGCCTCGTTCTTATGTCAACGCGTGAGGCAACCCGGACCCCCAGCGCATTGAAGGGGGTGTCCCGGCTGGCAGCTCTGACAAAGCCGGTATCCGAACGGATGATGCGCGATCTGCTTGCGTCGGGCTGA
- a CDS encoding response regulator transcription factor has translation MQAGRAQPLIAIVDDDPNVRETLSALMQESGFDAVCCAGIAAFHALGDPPPVDLALIDLRLRGESGLTLAIHIRERYQLPIVMLTGIGDEIDKIIGLETGADDYMIKPFNPRELVARIRAVLRRYGHGTTRPSAAPGQEIGFGDLRLDVQYRRLLDKDGEEIPLTNAEYRLLEYFARNPNRVIPRPELLEELGSDMQRYVDRTIDVLILRLRRKIEAVPSKPVHLQTRRAQGYLFQLSPG, from the coding sequence ATGCAGGCAGGAAGAGCGCAGCCGCTCATCGCCATCGTGGACGATGACCCGAACGTGCGCGAGACGCTTTCCGCCCTGATGCAAGAGAGCGGCTTTGACGCCGTCTGCTGCGCGGGTATCGCCGCGTTTCACGCCCTTGGCGACCCGCCGCCGGTGGATCTGGCGCTGATCGACCTGCGCCTGCGCGGAGAATCCGGTCTGACCTTGGCCATTCACATCCGCGAGCGCTATCAGCTCCCCATTGTCATGCTCACCGGCATCGGAGATGAGATCGACAAGATCATCGGGCTGGAGACCGGCGCTGACGATTACATGATCAAGCCGTTCAACCCGCGCGAGCTTGTCGCGCGCATCCGCGCGGTGCTGCGCCGCTATGGCCATGGAACCACCCGGCCAAGCGCTGCCCCGGGGCAGGAAATCGGCTTTGGAGACCTGCGGCTGGACGTGCAGTACCGCCGCCTTTTGGATAAGGACGGCGAGGAGATCCCGCTTACCAACGCTGAATACCGGCTGCTGGAGTATTTCGCCCGAAACCCCAACCGGGTGATCCCGCGTCCGGAACTGCTGGAGGAGCTGGGATCCGACATGCAGCGCTATGTGGATCGCACAATAGACGTGCTAATCCTGCGCTTGCGGCGCAAGATCGAAGCGGTGCCCTCCAAACCCGTCCATCTGCAGACCCGCCGCGCGCAGGGTTACCTGTTTCAGCTGTCGCCCGGCTGA
- the phnD gene encoding phosphate/phosphite/phosphonate ABC transporter substrate-binding protein, whose protein sequence is MVDIWTRAAAALGVLSLSAVAATAGEDCADRGALDVLYCDANGDLVADTPAEPAKLSNPDTLVFAYTPVEDPAVYADIWEPFIAHLEEVTGKDVQFFAVQSNSAEVEAMRSGRLHVAGFSTGPTPFAVNLAGAVPFAIMGAEDGQFGYKLQVFTQADSDIESVKDLAGRRVAHTSPTSNSGNQAPRALFPDLGVVPDQDYEVIYSGSHDQSMLGVVAGDYDAAPVASEVVDRMAERGLYDPADVRKIWESDPFPTTSFTVAHNLDPDLAAKIKEAFFSFEFAGTKLGEEFDGVSKFIPITYKDQWAVIRQIQKSNGVEYTPQGLAGK, encoded by the coding sequence ATGGTAGATATTTGGACCCGTGCCGCGGCGGCACTGGGCGTTCTGTCACTGAGCGCCGTGGCTGCAACCGCGGGCGAAGACTGCGCAGACCGTGGCGCGCTGGACGTTCTGTATTGCGATGCAAACGGTGACCTCGTTGCTGACACGCCCGCCGAACCGGCGAAGCTGAGCAACCCCGACACGCTGGTCTTTGCGTACACCCCGGTCGAGGACCCCGCCGTGTATGCAGACATCTGGGAGCCGTTCATCGCGCATCTGGAAGAGGTGACAGGCAAGGACGTGCAGTTCTTTGCGGTGCAGTCGAACTCTGCCGAGGTTGAGGCGATGCGCTCCGGCCGGTTGCATGTGGCGGGCTTCTCCACCGGGCCGACGCCGTTCGCAGTGAACCTCGCCGGGGCGGTGCCCTTTGCCATCATGGGCGCAGAAGACGGCCAGTTCGGCTATAAGCTGCAAGTCTTCACCCAAGCCGATTCCGATATCGAAAGCGTGAAGGACCTGGCCGGCCGCCGTGTGGCGCATACCTCGCCCACTTCGAACTCCGGCAACCAGGCGCCGCGGGCGCTGTTCCCCGATTTGGGCGTGGTGCCCGATCAGGACTACGAGGTGATCTATTCCGGCTCGCACGACCAGTCGATGCTGGGGGTGGTCGCGGGCGACTACGACGCGGCGCCGGTGGCGTCCGAAGTGGTGGACCGAATGGCGGAGCGCGGCCTTTACGACCCGGCCGACGTGCGCAAGATCTGGGAGAGCGATCCCTTCCCGACCACCTCCTTCACCGTCGCGCACAACCTGGACCCCGACTTGGCTGCGAAAATCAAGGAAGCCTTCTTCTCCTTCGAATTTGCGGGCACCAAGCTGGGTGAGGAGTTCGATGGCGTCAGCAAGTTCATTCCGATCACTTACAAGGATCAATGGGCGGTGATCCGGCAGATCCAGAAGTCCAACGGCGTCGAGTACACGCCGCAGGGCCTGGCAGGGAAATAG
- the phnC gene encoding phosphonate ABC transporter ATP-binding protein, whose amino-acid sequence MLKISKLTKRYGSGDPVLKELDLTVEGDQLTSVIGSSGAGKSTLLRCINRLVEPTSGSIDLNGTEFTTLNRRSLRIARRRIGMVFQGFNLIDRLTVMENVQSGRLGYISTWAALTRRYPREDIRHAYELMERVGIAHYANKRADELSGGERQRVGVVRALMQRPEILLADEPTASLDPKTSEQIMSLLRDLASELKLPVIINIHNVTEAKEYSDRIVGMRYGRIIFDGLPAGLGKAEMDEIYAGVPAQDRAQAGAAA is encoded by the coding sequence ATGCTGAAAATCTCCAAACTGACCAAGCGCTACGGATCGGGCGATCCGGTGCTGAAAGAACTGGACCTGACAGTCGAAGGCGATCAGCTCACGTCGGTCATCGGGTCTTCCGGTGCCGGCAAGAGCACGCTGCTGCGCTGCATCAACCGCCTGGTGGAGCCCACCTCGGGATCCATCGACCTCAACGGCACCGAGTTCACCACATTGAACCGCCGCAGCCTGCGCATCGCGCGCCGCCGGATCGGCATGGTTTTTCAGGGCTTTAACCTTATCGACCGGCTAACGGTGATGGAAAACGTCCAATCGGGGCGCCTGGGGTATATCTCCACCTGGGCGGCGCTGACCCGGCGCTACCCGCGCGAGGATATCCGCCACGCGTACGAGCTGATGGAGCGGGTCGGTATAGCGCATTACGCCAACAAGCGGGCGGATGAGCTGTCGGGCGGCGAACGCCAGCGGGTCGGCGTTGTGCGCGCGCTGATGCAGCGGCCGGAGATCCTGCTGGCGGATGAGCCGACGGCCTCTCTTGACCCCAAGACCTCAGAGCAGATCATGTCGCTGCTGCGTGATCTGGCATCGGAGCTGAAGCTGCCGGTCATCATCAACATTCACAACGTGACGGAAGCCAAGGAGTACAGCGACCGCATTGTCGGCATGCGCTACGGGCGGATCATCTTCGACGGCCTGCCTGCCGGGCTGGGCAAGGCTGAAATGGACGAGATCTATGCGGGCGTGCCGGCACAGGATCGGGCGCAGGCTGGGGCGGCGGCATGA
- the phnE gene encoding phosphonate ABC transporter, permease protein PhnE yields MSTGKDTWRKPPFIANPALRYGLYAVAAIYFVVTLATLPIDWERVSDGLTRAQRIFSGAFPPSFDRAGLLFDGFMESLKIAILATAGGIAVSVPLAFMAAGNISVKPVYLLGRGIIIVARSFHPVIVAIIFVKAVGFGPFAGALTLLVYSIGFVAKLLAERIEEIDFGQVEAMRAAGAGFIATLAYAVLPQIMPRLVGLGIYQLDSNLRASAVVGIVGAGGIGATLANAFGRYDYDFALAITMVIVGVILVSEAVSGFVRKRIA; encoded by the coding sequence ATGAGCACAGGCAAGGACACCTGGCGCAAACCGCCCTTCATAGCCAATCCGGCGCTACGCTATGGGCTTTATGCCGTTGCGGCTATTTACTTTGTTGTCACCTTGGCAACCCTGCCAATCGACTGGGAGCGGGTTTCCGACGGTCTGACCCGCGCGCAAAGGATCTTCAGCGGTGCTTTCCCGCCCAGTTTCGACAGGGCCGGGCTGCTCTTTGATGGCTTCATGGAAAGCCTGAAGATCGCCATTCTTGCTACCGCGGGGGGGATTGCCGTCTCGGTTCCGCTGGCATTTATGGCGGCGGGCAATATTTCTGTGAAACCCGTCTATCTGCTGGGCCGCGGCATCATCATCGTTGCGCGCAGTTTCCACCCGGTTATCGTGGCGATCATATTTGTGAAAGCGGTGGGCTTCGGCCCCTTTGCGGGCGCCTTGACACTGCTGGTCTATTCCATCGGCTTCGTCGCCAAGCTGCTTGCGGAGCGGATTGAGGAAATCGACTTTGGACAGGTGGAAGCCATGCGCGCGGCCGGGGCGGGGTTCATTGCGACGCTGGCTTATGCGGTGCTGCCGCAGATCATGCCGCGCCTTGTGGGGCTGGGGATCTATCAACTGGACAGCAATCTGCGGGCCTCTGCCGTGGTCGGCATCGTCGGGGCGGGCGGTATCGGCGCGACACTGGCCAATGCCTTTGGCAGATATGACTACGACTTCGCGCTTGCCATCACCATGGTCATCGTCGGTGTGATCCTCGTATCCGAGGCGGTGAGCGGATTTGTCAGGAAGCGGATCGCATGA
- the phnE gene encoding phosphonate ABC transporter, permease protein PhnE, whose amino-acid sequence MMSRETLHGAQDHWSRFTLRQRLLRYGGLALTLLVVGWALRSIDVIWAWVWDAPSQMADLFGRMMPPDPRNLPTILEAIWQTVNIASLATMIAVVVSLPVAYIAAQNTTPNRAALWAGRFILVSSRSVNTIIWALLFVAIFGPGIVAGIAAIMFRSIGFLGKLLGEAIEEIDRKPVEALEAVGASQFKIVLYAIVPQVMPAFFAVAILRWDINLRESTVLGLVGAGGIGMILQGAIDTFNWPEVSMVLLTILALVVFGEVVSTYLRKKIL is encoded by the coding sequence ATGATGAGCAGAGAAACCTTGCACGGCGCACAGGATCACTGGTCGCGTTTCACTCTGCGCCAGCGTCTGCTGCGGTATGGCGGGCTGGCCCTGACGCTTCTGGTTGTCGGCTGGGCGCTGCGCAGTATCGACGTGATCTGGGCCTGGGTCTGGGACGCCCCGTCGCAGATGGCAGACCTGTTCGGCCGCATGATGCCGCCGGACCCCCGCAACCTGCCGACGATCCTGGAGGCGATCTGGCAAACGGTGAACATCGCCTCGCTGGCGACGATGATCGCGGTCGTGGTGTCCCTGCCGGTTGCCTATATCGCGGCGCAGAACACCACCCCGAACAGGGCGGCTCTGTGGGCCGGGCGGTTCATCCTGGTGTCTTCACGGTCGGTGAACACCATTATCTGGGCGCTTCTTTTCGTGGCCATCTTCGGGCCCGGCATCGTGGCGGGGATCGCAGCAATCATGTTCCGCTCCATCGGTTTTCTTGGAAAACTTCTGGGCGAGGCGATTGAGGAGATCGACCGCAAGCCTGTGGAGGCGCTGGAGGCCGTCGGCGCGTCGCAGTTCAAAATCGTTCTCTACGCCATCGTGCCGCAGGTAATGCCCGCCTTTTTCGCGGTCGCCATTCTGCGCTGGGACATTAACCTTCGGGAATCCACGGTGCTGGGCCTTGTGGGGGCTGGCGGCATCGGGATGATCCTGCAAGGCGCGATCGACACCTTCAATTGGCCCGAGGTCTCCATGGTGCTGCTGACGATCCTTGCGCTGGTGGTCTTTGGGGAAGTGGTGTCTACCTATCTGCGCAAAAAGATTCTTTGA